From a single Anaerolineales bacterium genomic region:
- a CDS encoding aromatic amino acid ammonia-lyase — MPITIDGSSLTIEKLVAIARDNEKVELAPEALERIKVCRAMLEEKLANKEVMYGTNTGIGEFSETMLNDEQVKEFQKYLIYNHAAGIGDPAPIEHVRAALAGRINVHAHGNSGCRPEITLTMIEMLNKGVTPVVCTKGSVGASGDLAPMAQAALLLMGEGEAFYNGEQLSGAEAMRQAGIEVPGLQARDGLAAINGSNLLTAMSALHIYDMERFIKQAEIAAAMTIEALLGNMKPYNTKLHELRGFKGAVRSAQNMMKVIAGSDLTTGKMKTKVQDAYSMRSTPQVIGAARDAIAYARSQVEIELNGVGDNPIFIPEDKLTLTGANFQGTPVALPMDMAGAAITMVCVLSERRLNRLTNPALSQGLPDFLAHEPGFYSGLMLSQYTADHLIVEQRILSAPASIQSIPAAADQEDFVSMGMNTALKNGQILDNAYGVLGIEFMAAAQALDFREFTPGAGTQKAREVIRKYVEHLHVDRPLYNDHNTMKALVKRGEILKEVEQAAGELG, encoded by the coding sequence ATGCCCATCACCATCGACGGTTCATCCCTCACCATCGAAAAGCTCGTTGCGATCGCGCGAGATAACGAGAAAGTGGAACTTGCCCCCGAAGCGCTGGAGCGCATCAAGGTCTGCCGCGCCATGCTGGAGGAGAAGCTCGCCAACAAGGAAGTGATGTACGGCACGAACACCGGCATCGGCGAGTTCTCGGAGACGATGCTCAACGATGAGCAGGTGAAGGAATTCCAGAAGTACCTGATCTACAATCATGCGGCGGGCATCGGCGACCCGGCACCTATCGAACACGTCCGCGCGGCGCTGGCAGGGAGGATCAACGTCCATGCGCACGGCAATTCCGGTTGCCGCCCCGAGATCACGTTGACCATGATCGAGATGCTCAACAAGGGCGTCACGCCTGTCGTCTGCACGAAAGGCTCCGTGGGCGCAAGCGGCGACCTTGCGCCGATGGCGCAAGCTGCGCTCTTACTCATGGGCGAGGGAGAAGCCTTCTATAACGGTGAGCAGTTGTCGGGTGCGGAAGCGATGCGGCAGGCTGGGATCGAAGTTCCGGGCTTGCAGGCGCGCGACGGTCTCGCCGCGATCAACGGCTCCAACCTGCTGACCGCCATGTCCGCGCTGCACATCTACGACATGGAGCGCTTCATCAAGCAGGCGGAGATCGCCGCCGCAATGACCATCGAGGCGCTGCTCGGCAACATGAAGCCCTACAACACCAAGCTGCACGAACTGCGCGGCTTCAAGGGCGCGGTCAGGTCGGCGCAGAATATGATGAAGGTCATCGCCGGTTCGGACTTGACGACGGGCAAGATGAAGACCAAGGTGCAGGACGCCTACTCGATGCGATCCACGCCGCAGGTCATTGGCGCGGCGCGTGATGCGATCGCGTATGCGCGCTCACAGGTGGAGATCGAGTTGAACGGCGTGGGCGACAACCCCATCTTCATCCCCGAAGACAAATTGACCCTGACCGGCGCGAACTTCCAAGGCACGCCGGTGGCACTGCCGATGGATATGGCGGGGGCGGCGATCACGATGGTGTGTGTGCTCTCCGAGCGCCGCTTGAACCGCCTGACCAATCCCGCTCTTTCTCAGGGTCTGCCTGATTTCCTCGCCCATGAGCCGGGATTCTACTCGGGCTTGATGCTCAGCCAATACACCGCCGACCATTTGATCGTGGAACAGCGCATCCTGTCCGCGCCTGCTTCGATCCAGTCCATCCCTGCCGCTGCCGACCAGGAGGACTTCGTCTCGATGGGCATGAACACCGCCCTCAAGAACGGACAGATCCTTGATAATGCTTATGGCGTGCTTGGCATCGAATTCATGGCGGCGGCGCAGGCGCTCGACTTCCGCGAGTTCACGCCGGGGGCGGGGACACAGAAAGCCCGCGAAGTGATCCGCAAATATGTGGAGCACCTGCACGTGGACCGTCCGCTGTACAACGACCATAATACGATGAAGGCGCTTGTGAAGCGCGGCGAGATCTTGAAGGAAGTGGAGCAGGCGGCTGGGGAGTTGGGGTAG
- a CDS encoding DNA methyltransferase, whose product MKLREAAAALNLKRPMKARKNGNANKLASEDRAFHDWYRFVLSFPPHLVRDYVKDFGLTKNSVVLDPFCGTGTTLIESKLLGLKTVGLEANSFAHFAASTKLDWDIDSDQLLAKSRDIAYTALELLRLQGLDDQHSLGKIPKKLRLRTLDADTEKLILSNSISPLPLHKTLVLLDCMKEMEKEKYYHHALLALGNALVYKISNLHFGPEVGVRNIKSDVSVVGNWLAEVEKIASDIKSISGKKYPQSQIYLGDSREIANFIAPHSIDAVITSPPYPNEKDYTRTTRLESVLLGFVNSKEELRALKKTLVRSNTRGVYKADDDDKWIDAYPEIQKIAGEIEERRIALEKNSGFERLYARVTKLYFGGMARHLADLRQLLRPGAQLAYVVGDQASYLRVMIRTGELLAKIAVALGYEHVRTDLFRTRLATATKEQLREEVVILRWNKKE is encoded by the coding sequence ATGAAATTGAGAGAAGCCGCAGCCGCCTTGAATTTGAAAAGACCCATGAAAGCGAGAAAAAATGGGAATGCCAACAAGCTGGCATCTGAAGATCGGGCATTTCATGACTGGTACAGGTTTGTTCTTTCCTTTCCTCCTCATTTAGTTAGAGATTACGTCAAGGATTTTGGACTTACAAAAAATAGTGTTGTGCTTGACCCTTTTTGCGGCACTGGCACAACTCTTATTGAGTCTAAACTTTTGGGGCTCAAAACCGTTGGTTTGGAAGCCAATTCATTTGCTCATTTTGCCGCTTCCACAAAATTGGATTGGGATATTGATTCTGATCAATTGCTTGCAAAATCCAGGGATATTGCATATACCGCTCTTGAGCTTCTTAGACTTCAAGGGCTTGATGATCAGCATTCCTTGGGGAAGATACCGAAGAAATTAAGACTTCGCACCCTGGATGCAGACACAGAAAAACTAATACTTTCAAATTCTATTAGTCCGCTTCCCTTGCACAAAACACTTGTCTTGCTTGATTGCATGAAAGAGATGGAGAAGGAAAAGTACTATCACCATGCACTTTTAGCATTGGGAAATGCGTTGGTCTATAAGATCAGCAACTTGCATTTTGGACCTGAAGTTGGTGTTCGTAACATCAAAAGTGACGTATCTGTGGTCGGAAATTGGCTTGCGGAAGTTGAGAAAATAGCTTCCGATATTAAATCTATTAGCGGAAAAAAATATCCACAATCCCAAATATATTTAGGTGATTCGCGGGAGATCGCCAATTTCATTGCTCCTCACTCAATTGACGCGGTCATTACATCTCCTCCATATCCGAATGAAAAAGATTACACACGTACAACCCGCTTGGAATCAGTCTTGCTCGGTTTTGTAAATTCAAAGGAAGAACTGCGAGCTTTGAAGAAAACCCTTGTCCGCTCGAACACTCGCGGGGTCTATAAGGCGGATGACGATGACAAATGGATTGATGCCTATCCTGAAATCCAGAAAATTGCTGGCGAAATTGAAGAACGCCGGATAGCCCTTGAGAAAAATTCCGGCTTTGAGAGACTTTATGCTCGTGTAACAAAACTTTATTTTGGCGGTATGGCTCGTCATTTGGCAGATTTACGACAATTGCTTCGTCCAGGCGCGCAGCTGGCTTACGTCGTTGGCGATCAAGCTTCTTATTTGCGGGTCATGATACGAACCGGGGAGCTTCTTGCCAAAATTGCCGTGGCTTTAGGGTATGAACATGTTCGAACCGATCTTTTTCGCACCCGACTTGCAACTGCGACCAAGGAACAACTTCGTGAAGAAGTAGTAATTCTGCGGTGGAATAAAAAGGAGTAA
- a CDS encoding GNAT family N-acetyltransferase, whose amino-acid sequence MISTATQQDRAQIADITARAGVFNQEEIDSVPVMFDEYLQYGAQDSGYNFIVYREGEQVLGFAIYGYRDLAEGVYDLYWIAVDPSARRKSVGRKLLIACEQAVREAGGRIIIAETSGTAAYESTRQFYVNTGYVNEAVIKDFYSVGDDLYIFTKRV is encoded by the coding sequence ATGATCTCCACAGCCACCCAACAGGACAGAGCACAGATCGCAGACATCACAGCCCGGGCAGGGGTCTTCAACCAGGAGGAGATCGACTCTGTGCCTGTCATGTTCGACGAATATCTCCAGTATGGCGCGCAGGACAGCGGGTATAACTTCATTGTCTATCGCGAAGGGGAGCAGGTGCTTGGTTTCGCCATTTATGGGTATCGCGACCTGGCAGAAGGCGTGTATGACCTGTACTGGATCGCCGTGGACCCGTCCGCGCGGCGGAAGAGCGTGGGGCGCAAACTGCTGATCGCCTGCGAGCAAGCCGTGCGCGAGGCGGGCGGGCGCATCATCATCGCAGAAACGTCAGGGACGGCGGCATATGAATCCACGCGTCAGTTCTACGTCAACACGGGGTACGTCAATGAAGCGGTCATCAAGGATTTCTATTCGGTGGGGGATGATCTGTATATCTTTACAAAACGGGTCTAA
- a CDS encoding ABC transporter permease — protein sequence MQTSTSWRSFRMAAWLGWLIESNWTDPFLFAVYSIVKPLSGAAILVVMYSIITQGNFGSALFPYIYLGNAFYIYVGAVMTGVSWAVVDDREHYKTLKYMYIAPIQIPMYLLGRGIARFITGSIAVFITITAGVLFLKVPLNLAEVDWLLFFVTLILGVVMLALLGLLLAGITLTVARHEGFIGEATAGALYIFSGAVFPLDVLPEWIRPLGYFMPTTYWLELLRRSLVGNVAEAFPTLAAFSNMEILGVLTGLSLFFGAVSIWVFRVCDRRARELGLIDRTTNY from the coding sequence ATGCAGACATCAACTTCATGGCGTTCGTTCCGCATGGCGGCGTGGCTGGGATGGCTGATCGAGTCCAACTGGACCGATCCCTTCCTGTTCGCCGTGTATTCCATCGTCAAGCCGCTTTCGGGCGCGGCGATCCTGGTCGTGATGTACAGCATCATCACGCAGGGAAATTTCGGCAGCGCGCTGTTCCCGTACATTTATCTCGGCAACGCCTTCTACATCTATGTCGGCGCGGTGATGACGGGCGTCTCATGGGCGGTGGTGGATGACCGCGAGCATTACAAAACGCTCAAGTACATGTACATTGCGCCCATTCAAATCCCCATGTATCTGCTCGGACGCGGCATCGCGCGTTTCATCACGGGTTCGATTGCCGTCTTCATTACCATTACGGCGGGCGTGCTGTTCCTGAAAGTCCCGCTCAACCTTGCGGAAGTGGACTGGCTGTTGTTCTTTGTCACGCTCATCCTCGGCGTGGTGATGCTTGCGCTTCTCGGCTTGCTGTTGGCTGGCATCACATTGACGGTTGCCCGCCACGAAGGCTTCATCGGCGAAGCGACGGCGGGCGCGCTCTACATCTTCAGCGGCGCGGTCTTCCCGTTGGACGTGCTGCCCGAGTGGATTCGTCCGCTGGGGTATTTCATGCCGACGACGTACTGGCTGGAACTGTTGCGGCGGTCACTGGTGGGCAACGTCGCGGAAGCCTTCCCGACGCTGGCGGCATTCAGCAACATGGAAATTCTCGGCGTACTGACAGGGCTGAGTCTCTTCTTCGGCGCGGTCAGCATCTGGGTGTTCCGTGTGTGCGACAGGCGCGCGCGGGAACTCGGTCTGATCGACAGGACAACGAACTATTAA
- a CDS encoding ABC transporter permease, translating into MGNLNDALLRPYTRKDTGWRLFLKTIIARAYPRIIGQQREVSWLVFDLIMPMLAVIAYVFVYRALDAPEEYIGFVVMGGAMTAFWMNILWSMSSQLYWEKEQGNLALYIMAPNSMMAILLGMALGGMLATALRALAVTLLGIFMFGVTYTVISYVQLFLVFMLAMIALYGMGMMMASAFLLFGREAWHMANLAQEPIFLASGFYFPIKSLPFWVAAGASIIPLTLGMDAMRQLVFPSGFQFGFMTVQWEIIILAILSVTFIVTAKILLAHIEKIAVREGRITESRR; encoded by the coding sequence ATGGGCAACCTGAATGATGCGCTGCTGCGCCCGTATACGCGAAAAGACACGGGCTGGCGGTTGTTCCTGAAGACCATCATCGCGCGCGCATATCCGCGCATCATCGGGCAGCAGCGCGAAGTTTCGTGGCTGGTGTTCGACCTGATCATGCCGATGCTGGCGGTGATCGCGTATGTCTTTGTCTATCGCGCGTTGGATGCGCCCGAAGAATATATCGGCTTCGTGGTGATGGGCGGCGCGATGACCGCGTTCTGGATGAATATTTTGTGGAGCATGTCCAGCCAGTTGTATTGGGAGAAGGAGCAGGGCAATCTCGCCTTGTACATCATGGCGCCGAATTCGATGATGGCGATCCTGCTCGGCATGGCGCTGGGCGGGATGCTGGCAACAGCGCTGCGCGCGCTGGCTGTGACGTTGCTTGGCATTTTCATGTTCGGTGTGACGTACACGGTCATCAGTTATGTCCAGTTGTTTCTGGTGTTCATGCTGGCGATGATCGCGCTGTACGGCATGGGCATGATGATGGCGTCGGCGTTTCTGCTGTTCGGACGCGAGGCATGGCACATGGCGAATCTGGCGCAGGAGCCGATCTTCCTGGCTTCGGGCTTTTACTTCCCGATCAAGTCGCTGCCGTTCTGGGTGGCGGCGGGCGCGTCGATCATTCCGCTCACGCTCGGCATGGACGCGATGCGTCAGTTGGTCTTCCCTTCGGGGTTCCAGTTCGGCTTCATGACGGTGCAATGGGAGATCATCATCCTTGCAATCCTTTCGGTGACCTTCATCGTGACGGCGAAAATCCTGCTGGCGCATATCGAGAAGATCGCGGTGCGCGAGGGCAGGATCACGGAGAGTCGGAGATAG
- a CDS encoding ABC transporter ATP-binding protein → MSASLAIETKDLGRIYKLRGNKKEARKELVALEGVNLTVERGELFGLLGPNGAGKTTLIKVLTTLLSPTSGWARVAGADVSAQPDLVRPKINMVSGGESSGYGLLTVRENLWMFSQFYGVPSKEANERIVALLEMVGMKDRMHTKSSDLSTGLRQKMNIVRGFLTDPEVLFLDEPTLGLDVGASRDVRKFIIEWLKADKTRTLLLTTHYMVEADELCDRVAIINKGRVLACDTPSALKHRLQKDALFEIETSPLNGLDQQMLVDQPEVTKAAISETETGAKLSLSLVEESALARVINLFTQKDVMVMNLSKREPTLEDVFVDLVGRSMAEEEANGQPE, encoded by the coding sequence ATGTCCGCTTCACTTGCAATCGAAACAAAAGACCTTGGTCGCATTTACAAACTGCGCGGCAACAAAAAGGAAGCCCGCAAGGAACTGGTTGCCCTGGAAGGCGTGAATCTGACCGTCGAACGCGGCGAACTGTTCGGACTTTTGGGACCGAACGGCGCCGGCAAAACGACCCTGATCAAAGTCCTGACCACGCTTCTTTCCCCGACCTCGGGCTGGGCGCGCGTTGCAGGAGCAGATGTCTCCGCCCAGCCTGACTTGGTGCGCCCGAAGATCAACATGGTCTCAGGCGGCGAGTCATCGGGCTATGGTCTGTTGACTGTGCGCGAAAATCTGTGGATGTTCTCGCAGTTCTACGGTGTGCCATCGAAGGAGGCGAACGAGCGCATCGTGGCATTGCTTGAAATGGTCGGCATGAAGGACAGGATGCACACGAAATCATCCGATCTCTCGACGGGCTTGCGCCAGAAGATGAACATCGTGCGCGGATTCCTGACCGATCCCGAAGTGCTGTTCCTCGATGAACCCACACTCGGACTGGACGTTGGCGCGTCGCGCGACGTCCGCAAATTCATCATCGAGTGGCTGAAAGCGGACAAGACCCGCACACTCCTGCTCACCACGCACTACATGGTCGAAGCGGACGAGTTGTGTGACCGCGTCGCCATCATCAACAAGGGACGGGTGCTGGCGTGCGACACGCCGTCCGCGTTGAAGCATCGTCTGCAAAAAGATGCGCTGTTCGAGATCGAGACGAGTCCGCTCAACGGGTTGGACCAGCAAATGTTGGTGGACCAGCCCGAGGTCACGAAGGCGGCGATCTCAGAGACAGAGACAGGCGCGAAGTTGAGTCTTAGTCTGGTCGAAGAATCCGCTCTGGCGCGGGTCATCAATCTATTCACGCAAAAGGATGTGATGGTGATGAACCTGAGCAAGCGCGAGCCGACGCTGGAGGATGTGTTCGTGGACTTGGTGGGGCGCAGCATGGCGGAGGAGGAAGCAAATGGGCAACCTGAATGA
- a CDS encoding PIG-L deacetylase family protein: METEFIPKIAMSIQAHPDDQEFSIGGTLAKWARAGCEIISVVITSGDSGSNDPSKGADYKPELARLRETEQLAANQVLGVTQTVFLRYPDGELEPTMELRKALTRLIRKHKPEVVFAGNPEAWFYGSEYINHPDHRAAARAATEAVFPSAGSRLMFADLLAEGLEPHEVKRLYVHGIENPNTWVDISETIDLKVKALQQHASQIPVDEVDKWMRDWAKEDAKDKDFEYAESFRVMILKQEEVEK; the protein is encoded by the coding sequence ATGGAAACCGAATTCATTCCCAAAATTGCAATGAGCATTCAGGCGCACCCCGACGACCAAGAATTTTCCATCGGCGGGACGCTCGCCAAATGGGCGCGCGCAGGCTGTGAGATCATCTCCGTCGTCATCACCAGCGGGGATTCGGGCTCGAACGACCCGTCCAAAGGCGCGGATTACAAACCCGAGCTGGCGCGCCTCCGCGAGACCGAGCAACTGGCTGCCAACCAGGTGCTTGGGGTTACGCAGACGGTTTTCCTGCGTTATCCCGACGGCGAACTCGAACCGACGATGGAATTGCGCAAGGCACTCACCCGTCTCATCCGCAAGCATAAGCCTGAGGTGGTCTTTGCCGGTAATCCAGAAGCATGGTTTTATGGAAGCGAGTACATCAATCACCCCGACCATCGCGCCGCGGCACGCGCCGCCACGGAAGCGGTCTTCCCGTCAGCGGGGTCAAGGCTGATGTTTGCCGACCTGCTTGCGGAGGGGCTTGAGCCGCATGAGGTCAAACGGCTGTATGTGCATGGAATCGAAAATCCTAATACCTGGGTGGATATTTCCGAGACCATCGATCTCAAGGTGAAGGCGCTGCAACAGCACGCCAGTCAGATCCCTGTGGATGAAGTGGATAAATGGATGCGCGATTGGGCGAAGGAAGATGCGAAGGATAAGGATTTCGAGTACGCTGAGTCGTTCCGCGTGATGATTCTGAAACAGGAAGAAGTGGAAAAGTGA
- a CDS encoding phosphatidate cytidylyltransferase: MNNYIALALTFAIALGFLRLMDFFAHRGWIESKLSRKLIHIGTGPIFVLCWFFFNDDPSARWLAALVPFAITVQFALIGFGVIKDQASVDAMSRTGDPKEILRGPLYYGIMFVALTLIYWRESPIGIIALMMMCGGDGIADIVGRKFASAKLPWSRDKSIAGTVSVFLGGWLMSAVIVFIYVSAGVFPGGFTDYLLPISSIALVGALVESLHYKDIDNISMTLASALVGHWFF, translated from the coding sequence ATGAACAACTACATCGCCCTCGCTCTTACCTTTGCCATCGCGCTCGGATTTTTGCGCCTGATGGATTTCTTTGCCCACCGTGGTTGGATCGAAAGCAAGCTCAGCCGCAAATTGATTCACATCGGCACGGGTCCAATCTTTGTGCTGTGCTGGTTCTTTTTCAATGACGATCCGTCCGCGCGCTGGCTGGCGGCGTTGGTTCCGTTCGCCATCACGGTGCAATTTGCGCTGATCGGTTTTGGCGTCATCAAAGATCAGGCATCGGTGGATGCCATGTCCCGCACGGGCGACCCGAAGGAAATCTTGCGCGGACCTTTGTATTACGGGATTATGTTCGTGGCGCTGACCCTGATCTACTGGCGCGAGTCGCCGATCGGCATTATCGCATTGATGATGATGTGCGGCGGCGACGGCATCGCGGACATTGTCGGCAGGAAATTCGCTTCGGCAAAATTGCCCTGGAGCAGGGACAAGTCCATTGCGGGGACGGTCAGCGTTTTTCTGGGCGGCTGGTTAATGTCGGCGGTGATCGTTTTTATTTACGTCTCGGCGGGCGTTTTTCCGGGTGGTTTCACGGACTATCTTTTACCCATCTCTAGTATTGCACTGGTCGGCGCGCTGGTCGAATCCCTGCATTACAAGGACATTGACAATATCAGCATGACACTCGCGTCCGCGCTGGTGGGGCATTGGTTCTTTTAG
- a CDS encoding STAS-like domain-containing protein, with protein sequence MSQRQRLPNVKRDNEKLILYALNHPAVVSEFLRLLRYGISKGFDNFSLVFSNHISGAFPNACVPIAGIIEYYRGQGLEIDAEIVPDLIKSTSILSPLRVFENENLIKQAPLSKVWKFENSSDIHRLVDCFAEEVSRQAFCGKDVIESLEWSLNEVMDNVLQHSSTSTGYIMGQIHNSTKHVALCIFDTGQGIYNSLRNSKHSPRSPLDAITLAVKKGVTRDEKIGQGNGLWGLHYILQENTGFLSITSNSASYVWKGNEIKSFERLPFISKNVGSTSIDFQINYDKDISLSKIFGHRPVNLRLEAKESDQGTVVYRLSEETSGTGTRQSGERARNSIENLYLQTYQIVEIDFENISVISSSFADELIGKLVAKYGFFGFTQIFKLKNMNEIIQSIVNRSVAQRMMVTFVSDDAFDE encoded by the coding sequence ATGAGTCAACGTCAAAGACTGCCTAACGTAAAAAGAGATAATGAAAAACTGATTCTTTACGCCTTGAATCATCCAGCCGTAGTAAGCGAGTTTCTTCGCCTATTACGATATGGGATAAGTAAAGGTTTTGATAATTTCTCACTAGTTTTTAGTAATCATATAAGCGGCGCATTTCCCAACGCTTGTGTGCCTATTGCAGGTATTATTGAGTATTACCGAGGGCAAGGATTAGAAATTGATGCAGAGATAGTACCTGATCTTATTAAATCTACTTCTATTTTGTCACCGTTAAGAGTCTTCGAAAACGAGAACTTAATAAAGCAAGCTCCCTTAAGTAAGGTTTGGAAGTTTGAGAACTCAAGTGACATTCATAGATTAGTTGATTGCTTTGCCGAAGAAGTTTCAAGACAAGCTTTTTGTGGTAAGGATGTAATTGAAAGCTTAGAGTGGAGTTTAAATGAAGTGATGGATAATGTTTTACAGCATTCATCAACATCAACAGGCTACATTATGGGGCAAATTCATAATTCCACTAAACACGTTGCCTTATGTATATTCGATACAGGGCAGGGAATTTATAACTCACTACGCAATTCGAAGCATTCTCCTCGCAGTCCTCTTGATGCTATAACTTTGGCAGTCAAAAAGGGAGTAACGCGTGACGAGAAAATTGGTCAAGGGAACGGACTTTGGGGGTTGCACTACATTTTGCAAGAAAACACTGGATTTTTAAGCATAACTTCTAACTCAGCTTCTTATGTTTGGAAAGGAAATGAAATCAAATCATTTGAAAGACTGCCTTTTATATCTAAGAATGTTGGATCCACGTCTATAGATTTCCAAATAAACTACGATAAAGATATTTCTCTTTCGAAGATTTTTGGTCATCGCCCTGTCAACTTAAGATTAGAAGCAAAAGAGAGCGATCAAGGAACAGTTGTTTATAGATTGTCTGAAGAAACATCCGGGACTGGAACAAGACAATCTGGCGAACGAGCTAGAAACTCTATAGAGAATCTTTACTTACAAACATATCAGATTGTTGAGATAGATTTCGAAAACATTTCTGTTATATCATCGTCCTTTGCTGATGAGCTAATAGGAAAGCTAGTTGCTAAATATGGTTTCTTTGGATTTACACAGATTTTCAAACTGAAAAACATGAATGAAATCATCCAGTCGATAGTAAATCGTTCTGTTGCTCAAAGGATGATGGTTACATTTGTCTCTGATGACGCATTTGATGAGTAA